gtgcaggtgtgtgcgtgtgtgcctaaatatgtatgtgtgaatgtgtgtgcatatcagctgatcaataatgtaatacgcgaatttttacttcgattttattatgtggagttatattttattaataatattttcaaaactccgctccggagtgaatttcaagGTTTCTTTAAAgaattgaagtaaataaactgtgttttttaaacaataaactagataaatattttgtacggaataaaatatttaattttctgtctaatagattttttttactgataagttcataaattttataaaataaagaatcAAAATGTAGCCTATAACTTCTATTAAGGTGGGGATGAAAATTTAGGGGTGGGGGTCGGAAATACCTGAACCATAAGTTACTTGCCTCAAACTACAGTACACTACAGTAGAGCACAGTTCCATCAATTGAAGACCACGTGTTTTCcattagtgaaaaattaacCTGTACGTATATCGTCTATTATATAAAacttattattgaaaatatgtcGAGTGTTACAAACAGTGATATAACTTCAAGTAATCAAGTTCGAGATGAAGGCGAGAATTCCGAGGtaatggaaatttcaaatgaatcaGAAGTTTCGGTGATCTCAAGTAAAAATCGTGTTTCAAGGCCGGCAGTCGAGAACGAACTACGAAAAATTGCGAAATCGCTAAGGAAATACGGAGTTGAATTGattgatagaaataattatttagttggAGGATCACTTGAATATGCCGCCCGAGTTGGCGATATTAAACTGGTCGAGCTGCGGATTCGCCAAGGTGCAGATGTTAATGATTTAAGACGAAACGGCCGTACTCCACTCCACGTGGCAGCCCAGTATGGACATCCCAAAATCATTGAACTTCTCGTTAATAACGGAGCACGTCTTGATTCTGTATTAAAAGGACCAACAAAAACTGGATATACGCCGCTACATCTTgcttgtttaaataataaaattgagtgTGTAAATGTTCTATTGAAATATGGCGCAAGTGTTACTCCAAAATGCGCCGATGTTTACCATCCAATCCACTTCGCGGTATATAAGAACTTCGTTGAAGTAGCGGCGTTGCTTTTGGAAAATGGCGCAGACGTAAATCTtcgatttaataataaattttttcgtaacaaATGGGACGAAAATATTTTGTGGAAGGATATGGATTTAACGCTGTTACACTTCTCGATCGCTATAGAAAACGACGGAATGACAGCATTATTGTTGGAGTATGGAGCtgatattcatttaaatacgAGGACGAATAAAACATCATTGATGCACGCTGTTGAAGCAAATGATCCCGAGCTGGTTAAATCATTTTTGGCGAGAGGTGCAAACCCCAACGATCGAGATATTTATGGTGAACCGGTCTTGTTTTACATTGTCGTAAATGCCAATATTCAATCTAGTTATTATGATAATGAAGAATTTCTTAGCCTCGACAAGAAATTGGAAATAATAGAACTTTTATACGCTGCCGGAGCTGACGTCAATGTAAAGTTTctatcaaataaatcttttgatTCACTTGTTCACTACACGTGTATGTATGGATATCGAAGTATCCTCGAATTTATACTCTATAAGACCAATTTTGATTGGCGGAAAATTGATTGTGCAGCTATTGAGGTTACAAAATTAATAGAGGAAGCTATTCCCCCATGGAACCAACAGGATTTGGTATACATTACACAGCTTAAGGATTCTTTTGATGATTCGAAATGCTTATTATTGTATTACATAATTAGTAGACATATGATTGGTTTCCCAGTGAAAGAAGAATTATTATCGGCAATATACTCCTCTTCACTTCACGGTGGCAGCCTCGAAGAATACGCACAAAAGatcgaattttataaaaacgacATCGGAAATCAgatcagaaatttaaaattaatgacgattggaaatactaaattttcttTGTGGCATGTATTGACTTGTAAAATGGCAGATTTAGTAAGTCTTTCATTTCAGGAAGATTTCCGGAGTTTATGTGTAAGTGATTATATCACTAAATATTCTATCTATTATAACATTATTGAAGATCGTTGGAAAGCTGCCATCAAAAGAGGTATCTTAATAAAAAAGAGTAGAGAAATAGTATTCGATTTATTTCATACTCATTTACAGTATGACTGTTGCGAAGCAATCGTAACATCTTTCAATAATCAAGAATtagaagattttttaaatctttgtaGTAACGAGATAATTTGTtaagtttgattttattttatgtaaatatattttgtaataaatgtttaaaattatttaaatctttttatttttttccctgattaagaaatctaatttgaaatgatttgaagAATCTAAAGTATTTCATATTGTatcatatcataaaattataatttgaaataaatcaaaataatttaaaattctcaacTTCGAATTAttctaaattataaaactatgaTTTGAAAGGTTGTAAAAACTTTACCCTTAAAACTAGTTTGTACAAATCgtatgaaaagtaaaaaattgttgaaattcGGACTTCTATACgacaattataatttgaaaaaactaaacatgtttcaataataaattgacaAGAAATTATGAGAAGAAGTTATATCAGTTGTACGTTTTCATCATCAGTTTAAATTGTTTTGAgagatttttttagtttgaaatttcaaaaaaagccAATGTCGCGCAATTACTTCAGACATTTCACcaaaacttttttagtttgcttttaaattttcacgcCATGGAATTTCACTTGCGCAAGTTCCAGatgatttattttactgatttaaaaattattgatgtaacaatgatacaaatttttacgtattgatattataatatatatgaaaatatatatacgaattttatttctgagagatcaaaaataaaaataccgtaagagttttcaattattttcaagtactaattgtttgataatttttttattaagctgTCATGCTATTATTCATTGAGGTATGGAATAAACATTACAAATGCCAGGTCAgggaaaaagtaaaaaaaaaaatggcagtAACAATGGCAGTACAACAGCTAAACCTGGGAGAGCAGCTACTACGGCAGCTAATAATAATGGAGGAAACGGTTCGAAAAAAACTAAACGAAGTGGAGGTAAATCTAGATTTACAATGGACATTTTCAATGAAGAGGTGATGAAAAATGCGTACCATACTTGTCATAATATAATGGACGTTTTGAAATGTCGCGGATTCCCGTGGCCAGTAGcccaaaaaaagaaaaagaaaaagagtaaaaaatagtacccaattatcattatttttatgacatcTAATTATAATGTACTAACTCATAATAATTACCGTGTAAAATgactcattttaaaaaataaaaaatgatttagtaaaatttatttatttaaaactttacgataatttaaattttgccgccacttgtttaaatttataaaaatctttagccggtaattaatttattaattattattacaaatatgttcttttttcatttataagaggaaaatttattgggagaaaagataaatATGGTGGAGAGGAAGTTATGGTGccaggcagcagcagcgggatcCCACtcgagtagttcggtgctcgtcgttctaaataaatttataataaaaacatacgGACTCCTTCACAATATACTTTTACAGTatcttaatattataataaaaaaaccataCAGTTTACACCGTTCTATGTCAGTTAACATCATTATTGTGTCATCGCACCTAGTCATGACTTAATAATACTGCATCCAAACCTGAAGCTCTTATCATACCTTCTtgtcaatttattattgaaacgTGTTTAGTTTTTTCAAACTATAATTGTCGTATAGAAGTCCGAATTCcaacaattttttacttttcatacGATTTGTACAAACTAGTTTTTGGGTAAAGTTTTTACAACCTTTCAAAtcatagttttataatttagaaTAATTCGAAgttgagaatttttaattatttttatttattccaaattataattttatgatatgatacaatatgaaataatttagatttttcaaatcatttcaaactagatttcttaatcagggaaaaaaataaaaagatttaaataattttaaacatttattataaaatatatttacataaaataaaatcaaacttaACAAATTATCTCGTTACtacaaagatttaaaaaatcttctaATTCTTGATTATTAAAAGATGTTGCGATTGCTTCGCAACAGTCATACTGTAAATGAGTatgaaataaatcaaatactatttctttacttttttttattaagatacCTCTTTTGATGGCAGTTTTCAAAcgaatttcaataatttcataatAGATAGACGATTTAGTGATATAATCACTTATACATAAACTCCGAAAATCTTCATGAAATGAAAGTCTTACTAAATCTGCCATTTTACAAGTCAATACATGCCACAaagaaaatttagtatttcCAATCgtcgttaattttaaatttctgatATGATTTTCGAGGTCTCTTTTCATAAATTCGATCTCTTGTGCGTATTCTTCGAGGCTGCCACCGTGAAGTGAAGAGGAGTATATTGCCGATAATAATTCTTCTTTTACTGGGAAACCAATCATATGTCTACCAATTATGTAATACGATAATAAGCATTTCGAATCATCAAAAGAATCCTTAAGCTGTGAAATGTATACCAAATCCTGTTGGTCCTGTGGGGGAATAGCTTCCTCTATTAATTTTGTAACCTCAATAGCTGCACAATCAATGTTCCGCCAATCAAAATTGGTCTTATAGAGTATAAATTCGAGGATACTTCGATATCCATACATACACGTGTAGTGAACAAGTGAatcaaaagatttatttgatcGAAATTTTACATTGACGTCAGCTCCGGCAGCGTATAAAAGTTCTATTATTTCCAATTTCTCGTCGAGGCTAAGAAATTCTTCATTATCATAATAACTAGATTGATTATTGGCATTTACGACAATGTAAAACAAGACCGGTTCACCATAAATATCTCGATCGTTGGGGTTTGCACCTCTCGCCAATAATGCTTTAACCAGCTCGGGATCATTTGCTTCAACAGCGTGCATCAATGATGTTTTATTCGTCCTggtatttaaatgaatatcgGCTCCATGCTCCAACAATAATATTGTCATTTCGTAGTTTTTTTGAGCGATCGAGCAGTTTAACAGCGTTAAATCCATGTCCTTCCAAAAAATTGATTGGCCCCATTTATTATAgaagaatttattattaaatcgaAGATTTACGTCTGCGCCATTGTTCAAAAGCAACGCCGCCACTTTAACATAGTCATTAAATACCGCGATGTGGATTGGATGGTGAACATCGGCGCATTTTGGGGTAACACTTGCTCCATATTTCAATAGAACATTTACACactcaattttattgtttaaacaTGCAAGATGTAGCGGCGTATATCCATTCATCGTTGGTTCATTTAATACTGAATCAAGACGTGctccataattattaataagaaGTTCAATGATTTTGGGCTGTCCATACGCTGCTGCCACGTGGAGTGGAGAACGGCCGTTTAGTCCAAAATCGCTAATATCTGCACCTTGGCGAATCCGCAGCTCGACCAGTTTAATATCACCAACTCGGACGGCATATTCAAGTGATCCTCCGACTAAAGAATTACTTCTATCAATCAATTCAACTCCGTATTTCCTTAGCGATTCCGCAATTTTTTGTAGTTCGTTCTTGAATGCCGGCCTTGAAACACGATTTTCACTTGAGATCACCGAAACTTCtgattcatttgaaatttccattaCCTCGCAATTCTCGTCTTCATCTCGAACTTGATTACTTAAAGTCATTTCACTGCTTGTAACACTcgacatatttttaataataagttttataCAATAGACGATATACGTACATGTTAATTTTTAGCTAGTGGAAAACACGTGGTCTTTACTTGGAGGAAATGTGTTCTACTGTATAGTCTATAGTGTATATAGTGTAGTGACTTAGTCACTACTAGTGAGGCAAGTAACATATAGTTCAGCTATTTCAGCTGCCCCCCCCCCTCATATATTTTGGCGAATACTCAACTCTActcaaaatttctttactCAAGCACAAAGACGACATCTATACTCAGTGACaactatatatttaatgacaACTGTACTcca
The Microplitis mediator isolate UGA2020A chromosome 6, iyMicMedi2.1, whole genome shotgun sequence genome window above contains:
- the LOC130670579 gene encoding serine/threonine-protein phosphatase 6 regulatory ankyrin repeat subunit B-like translates to MSSVTNSDITSSNQVRDEGENSEVMEISNESEVSVISSKNRVSRPAVENELRKIAKSLRKYGVELIDRNNYLVGGSLEYAARVGDIKLVELRIRQGADVNDLRRNGRTPLHVAAQYGHPKIIELLVNNGARLDSVLKGPTKTGYTPLHLACLNNKIECVNVLLKYGASVTPKCADVYHPIHFAVYKNFVEVAALLLENGADVNLRFNNKFFRNKWDENILWKDMDLTLLHFSIAIENDGMTALLLEYGADIHLNTRTNKTSLMHAVEANDPELVKSFLARGANPNDRDIYGEPVLFYIVVNANIQSSYYDNEEFLSLDKKLEIIELLYAAGADVNVKFLSNKSFDSLVHYTCMYGYRSILEFILYKTNFDWRKIDCAAIEVTKLIEEAIPPWNQQDLVYITQLKDSFDDSKCLLLYYIISRHMIGFPVKEELLSAIYSSSLHGGSLEEYAQKIEFYKNDIGNQIRNLKLMTIGNTKFSLWHVLTCKMADLVSLSFQEDFRSLCVSDYITKYSIYYNIIEDRWKAAIKRGILIKKSREIVFDLFHTHLQYDCCEAIVTSFNNQELEDFLNLCSNEIIC